One part of the Eucalyptus grandis isolate ANBG69807.140 chromosome 10, ASM1654582v1, whole genome shotgun sequence genome encodes these proteins:
- the LOC104421722 gene encoding uncharacterized protein LOC104421722 isoform X3, translated as MLFKNGGGGLRELRPLVHLLIPLCVHWVAKEMPESVLVDVLIDALCPGDTTCSEVIYFNGLEQTIVGVFKMFSIPILGQLSDEYGRKPVLLAIIATSVFPFAMLAWSQSRGFVYAYYVLRTISNILSQGSILCVSVAYAITIALLLCPLIYMYVFLRETVAYAPRQDEESTWQTRIFRGVSKRYRSMRDAAIIVIRSQTLRGISIVSFFYQLGMTGISNVLLYYLEAAFGFTKNQFSEILIVVEAGSIVSQLLVLPLVNPLVGEKVVLCIGLVASIAYALFYGLAWASWVAYLSASFGVIYALVDPATYAIISQASRSADQGKAQGFIAGIQAIASFLSPLAMSPLTAWFLSDNAPFNCKGFSIVCASVCMVLSFVYACLLKPENWSSQNSDQDNIEEQEAPLLCSSSG; from the exons ATGTTATTCAAGAACGGCGGGGGTGGACTGAGGGAGCTGAGGCCACTGGTTCACCTGCTGATCCCGCTCTGCGTCCACTGGGTCGCCAAGGAGATGCCGGAGTCGGTGCTCGTCGACGTCCTGATCGATGCCCTGTGCCCCGGCGACACCACTTGCTCCGAAGTCATCTACTTCAACGGCCTCGAACAGACG ATCGTTGGAGTTTTCAAGATGTTTTCAATCCCAATCCTCGGTCAGCTTTCAGATGAGTATGGACGAAAACCGGTGCTCCTTGCAATCATAGCAACGTCCGTATTTCCCTTTG CTATGCTGGCCTGGAGTCAGTCGAGAGGATTTGTATATGCCTATTATGTGCTCAGAACTATATCCAACATTCTCAGTCAGGGCAGTATATTATGTGTTTCCGTTGCTTATGCG ATTACAATAGCTCTCTTGCTCTGTCCCCtgatatatatgtatgtgtttCTGCGTGAGACAGTTGCGTATGCCCCAAGGCAGGATGAAGAGTCAACATGGCAGACTAGGATTTTTAGGGGTGTGTCCAAACGGTACAGGTCAATGAGAGATGCTGCAATAATAGTTATAAGGAG TCAAACACTCAGAGGCATCTCCATTGTTTCCTTCTTCTACCAGTTGGGAATGACTGGCATCAGCAACGTATTActg TACTATCTGGAGGCAGCTTTTGGTTTTACTAAGAATcaattttcagagattctgaTAGTGGTGGAAGCAGGTTCAATTGTTTCACAG CTTTTGGTTCTCCCTCTTGTAAATCCTCTGGTTGGAGAAAAAGTAGTACTCTGCATAGGCTTAGTAGCATCAATTGCTTAT GCATTGTTCTATGGCTTGGCTTGGGCATCTTGG GTAGCATACTTGAGTGCCTCTTTCGGAGTTATTTATGCTCTCGTTGATCCTGCT ACCTATGCTATCATTTCACAAGCATCAAGATCAGCCGATCAG GGAAAGGCGCAAGGATTCATAGCTGGTATACAAGCAATAGCCAGTTTTTTATCGCCCCTTGCCATGAGTCCATTGACCG CTTGGTTCCTATCAGATAATGCGCCCTTCAACTGCAAGGGCTTCAGCATTGTATGTGCCTCTGTGTGCAtg GTTCTGTCTTTCGTCTACGCTTGTTTGCTTAAACCGGAAAATTGGTCAAGCCAGAACTCAGATCAGGACAACatagaagagcaagaagcacccTTACTTTGCAGCAGTAGTGGATAA
- the LOC104421722 gene encoding hippocampus abundant transcript-like protein 1 isoform X1, giving the protein MLFKNGGGGLRELRPLVHLLIPLCVHWVAKEMPESVLVDVLIDALCPGDTTCSEVIYFNGLEQTIVGVFKMFSIPILGQLSDEYGRKPVLLAIIATSVFPFAMLAWSQSRGFVYAYYVLRTISNILSQGSILCVSVAYAADVVESGKRAFAFSWITGLLSASHVLGNLLARFLPEKYIFDITIALLLCPLIYMYVFLRETVAYAPRQDEESTWQTRIFRGVSKRYRSMRDAAIIVIRSQTLRGISIVSFFYQLGMTGISNVLLYYLEAAFGFTKNQFSEILIVVEAGSIVSQLLVLPLVNPLVGEKVVLCIGLVASIAYALFYGLAWASWVAYLSASFGVIYALVDPATYAIISQASRSADQGKAQGFIAGIQAIASFLSPLAMSPLTAWFLSDNAPFNCKGFSIVCASVCMVLSFVYACLLKPENWSSQNSDQDNIEEQEAPLLCSSSG; this is encoded by the exons ATGTTATTCAAGAACGGCGGGGGTGGACTGAGGGAGCTGAGGCCACTGGTTCACCTGCTGATCCCGCTCTGCGTCCACTGGGTCGCCAAGGAGATGCCGGAGTCGGTGCTCGTCGACGTCCTGATCGATGCCCTGTGCCCCGGCGACACCACTTGCTCCGAAGTCATCTACTTCAACGGCCTCGAACAGACG ATCGTTGGAGTTTTCAAGATGTTTTCAATCCCAATCCTCGGTCAGCTTTCAGATGAGTATGGACGAAAACCGGTGCTCCTTGCAATCATAGCAACGTCCGTATTTCCCTTTG CTATGCTGGCCTGGAGTCAGTCGAGAGGATTTGTATATGCCTATTATGTGCTCAGAACTATATCCAACATTCTCAGTCAGGGCAGTATATTATGTGTTTCCGTTGCTTATGCG GCAGATGTTGTTGAATCTGGTAAGAGGGCTTTTGCATTTAGCTGGATTACAGGTCTTCTTTCTGCTTCTCATGTCCTGGGAAACTTGTTAGCACGTTTTCTCCCAGAGAAGTACATATTTGAT ATTACAATAGCTCTCTTGCTCTGTCCCCtgatatatatgtatgtgtttCTGCGTGAGACAGTTGCGTATGCCCCAAGGCAGGATGAAGAGTCAACATGGCAGACTAGGATTTTTAGGGGTGTGTCCAAACGGTACAGGTCAATGAGAGATGCTGCAATAATAGTTATAAGGAG TCAAACACTCAGAGGCATCTCCATTGTTTCCTTCTTCTACCAGTTGGGAATGACTGGCATCAGCAACGTATTActg TACTATCTGGAGGCAGCTTTTGGTTTTACTAAGAATcaattttcagagattctgaTAGTGGTGGAAGCAGGTTCAATTGTTTCACAG CTTTTGGTTCTCCCTCTTGTAAATCCTCTGGTTGGAGAAAAAGTAGTACTCTGCATAGGCTTAGTAGCATCAATTGCTTAT GCATTGTTCTATGGCTTGGCTTGGGCATCTTGG GTAGCATACTTGAGTGCCTCTTTCGGAGTTATTTATGCTCTCGTTGATCCTGCT ACCTATGCTATCATTTCACAAGCATCAAGATCAGCCGATCAG GGAAAGGCGCAAGGATTCATAGCTGGTATACAAGCAATAGCCAGTTTTTTATCGCCCCTTGCCATGAGTCCATTGACCG CTTGGTTCCTATCAGATAATGCGCCCTTCAACTGCAAGGGCTTCAGCATTGTATGTGCCTCTGTGTGCAtg GTTCTGTCTTTCGTCTACGCTTGTTTGCTTAAACCGGAAAATTGGTCAAGCCAGAACTCAGATCAGGACAACatagaagagcaagaagcacccTTACTTTGCAGCAGTAGTGGATAA
- the LOC104421722 gene encoding hippocampus abundant transcript-like protein 1 isoform X2, translated as MPCAPATPLAPKSSTSTASNRRRWWKYPFWGSLQIVGVFKMFSIPILGQLSDEYGRKPVLLAIIATSVFPFAMLAWSQSRGFVYAYYVLRTISNILSQGSILCVSVAYAADVVESGKRAFAFSWITGLLSASHVLGNLLARFLPEKYIFDITIALLLCPLIYMYVFLRETVAYAPRQDEESTWQTRIFRGVSKRYRSMRDAAIIVIRSQTLRGISIVSFFYQLGMTGISNVLLYYLEAAFGFTKNQFSEILIVVEAGSIVSQLLVLPLVNPLVGEKVVLCIGLVASIAYALFYGLAWASWVAYLSASFGVIYALVDPATYAIISQASRSADQGKAQGFIAGIQAIASFLSPLAMSPLTAWFLSDNAPFNCKGFSIVCASVCMVLSFVYACLLKPENWSSQNSDQDNIEEQEAPLLCSSSG; from the exons ATGCCCTGTGCCCCGGCGACACCACTTGCTCCGAAGTCATCTACTTCAACGGCCTCGAACAGACG ACGTTGGTGGAAATATCCTTTTTGGGGAAGTCTTCAG ATCGTTGGAGTTTTCAAGATGTTTTCAATCCCAATCCTCGGTCAGCTTTCAGATGAGTATGGACGAAAACCGGTGCTCCTTGCAATCATAGCAACGTCCGTATTTCCCTTTG CTATGCTGGCCTGGAGTCAGTCGAGAGGATTTGTATATGCCTATTATGTGCTCAGAACTATATCCAACATTCTCAGTCAGGGCAGTATATTATGTGTTTCCGTTGCTTATGCG GCAGATGTTGTTGAATCTGGTAAGAGGGCTTTTGCATTTAGCTGGATTACAGGTCTTCTTTCTGCTTCTCATGTCCTGGGAAACTTGTTAGCACGTTTTCTCCCAGAGAAGTACATATTTGAT ATTACAATAGCTCTCTTGCTCTGTCCCCtgatatatatgtatgtgtttCTGCGTGAGACAGTTGCGTATGCCCCAAGGCAGGATGAAGAGTCAACATGGCAGACTAGGATTTTTAGGGGTGTGTCCAAACGGTACAGGTCAATGAGAGATGCTGCAATAATAGTTATAAGGAG TCAAACACTCAGAGGCATCTCCATTGTTTCCTTCTTCTACCAGTTGGGAATGACTGGCATCAGCAACGTATTActg TACTATCTGGAGGCAGCTTTTGGTTTTACTAAGAATcaattttcagagattctgaTAGTGGTGGAAGCAGGTTCAATTGTTTCACAG CTTTTGGTTCTCCCTCTTGTAAATCCTCTGGTTGGAGAAAAAGTAGTACTCTGCATAGGCTTAGTAGCATCAATTGCTTAT GCATTGTTCTATGGCTTGGCTTGGGCATCTTGG GTAGCATACTTGAGTGCCTCTTTCGGAGTTATTTATGCTCTCGTTGATCCTGCT ACCTATGCTATCATTTCACAAGCATCAAGATCAGCCGATCAG GGAAAGGCGCAAGGATTCATAGCTGGTATACAAGCAATAGCCAGTTTTTTATCGCCCCTTGCCATGAGTCCATTGACCG CTTGGTTCCTATCAGATAATGCGCCCTTCAACTGCAAGGGCTTCAGCATTGTATGTGCCTCTGTGTGCAtg GTTCTGTCTTTCGTCTACGCTTGTTTGCTTAAACCGGAAAATTGGTCAAGCCAGAACTCAGATCAGGACAACatagaagagcaagaagcacccTTACTTTGCAGCAGTAGTGGATAA
- the LOC104421722 gene encoding hippocampus abundant transcript-like protein 1 isoform X4 encodes MFSIPILGQLSDEYGRKPVLLAIIATSVFPFAMLAWSQSRGFVYAYYVLRTISNILSQGSILCVSVAYAADVVESGKRAFAFSWITGLLSASHVLGNLLARFLPEKYIFDITIALLLCPLIYMYVFLRETVAYAPRQDEESTWQTRIFRGVSKRYRSMRDAAIIVIRSQTLRGISIVSFFYQLGMTGISNVLLYYLEAAFGFTKNQFSEILIVVEAGSIVSQLLVLPLVNPLVGEKVVLCIGLVASIAYALFYGLAWASWVAYLSASFGVIYALVDPATYAIISQASRSADQGKAQGFIAGIQAIASFLSPLAMSPLTAWFLSDNAPFNCKGFSIVCASVCMVLSFVYACLLKPENWSSQNSDQDNIEEQEAPLLCSSSG; translated from the exons ATGTTTTCAATCCCAATCCTCGGTCAGCTTTCAGATGAGTATGGACGAAAACCGGTGCTCCTTGCAATCATAGCAACGTCCGTATTTCCCTTTG CTATGCTGGCCTGGAGTCAGTCGAGAGGATTTGTATATGCCTATTATGTGCTCAGAACTATATCCAACATTCTCAGTCAGGGCAGTATATTATGTGTTTCCGTTGCTTATGCG GCAGATGTTGTTGAATCTGGTAAGAGGGCTTTTGCATTTAGCTGGATTACAGGTCTTCTTTCTGCTTCTCATGTCCTGGGAAACTTGTTAGCACGTTTTCTCCCAGAGAAGTACATATTTGAT ATTACAATAGCTCTCTTGCTCTGTCCCCtgatatatatgtatgtgtttCTGCGTGAGACAGTTGCGTATGCCCCAAGGCAGGATGAAGAGTCAACATGGCAGACTAGGATTTTTAGGGGTGTGTCCAAACGGTACAGGTCAATGAGAGATGCTGCAATAATAGTTATAAGGAG TCAAACACTCAGAGGCATCTCCATTGTTTCCTTCTTCTACCAGTTGGGAATGACTGGCATCAGCAACGTATTActg TACTATCTGGAGGCAGCTTTTGGTTTTACTAAGAATcaattttcagagattctgaTAGTGGTGGAAGCAGGTTCAATTGTTTCACAG CTTTTGGTTCTCCCTCTTGTAAATCCTCTGGTTGGAGAAAAAGTAGTACTCTGCATAGGCTTAGTAGCATCAATTGCTTAT GCATTGTTCTATGGCTTGGCTTGGGCATCTTGG GTAGCATACTTGAGTGCCTCTTTCGGAGTTATTTATGCTCTCGTTGATCCTGCT ACCTATGCTATCATTTCACAAGCATCAAGATCAGCCGATCAG GGAAAGGCGCAAGGATTCATAGCTGGTATACAAGCAATAGCCAGTTTTTTATCGCCCCTTGCCATGAGTCCATTGACCG CTTGGTTCCTATCAGATAATGCGCCCTTCAACTGCAAGGGCTTCAGCATTGTATGTGCCTCTGTGTGCAtg GTTCTGTCTTTCGTCTACGCTTGTTTGCTTAAACCGGAAAATTGGTCAAGCCAGAACTCAGATCAGGACAACatagaagagcaagaagcacccTTACTTTGCAGCAGTAGTGGATAA
- the LOC104421722 gene encoding hippocampus abundant transcript-like protein 1 isoform X5, translating to MLWLSLMYVITSTMLAWSQSRGFVYAYYVLRTISNILSQGSILCVSVAYAADVVESGKRAFAFSWITGLLSASHVLGNLLARFLPEKYIFDITIALLLCPLIYMYVFLRETVAYAPRQDEESTWQTRIFRGVSKRYRSMRDAAIIVIRSQTLRGISIVSFFYQLGMTGISNVLLYYLEAAFGFTKNQFSEILIVVEAGSIVSQLLVLPLVNPLVGEKVVLCIGLVASIAYALFYGLAWASWVAYLSASFGVIYALVDPATYAIISQASRSADQGKAQGFIAGIQAIASFLSPLAMSPLTAWFLSDNAPFNCKGFSIVCASVCMVLSFVYACLLKPENWSSQNSDQDNIEEQEAPLLCSSSG from the exons ATGCTTTGGTTGTCCCTTATGTATGTGATCACATCAA CTATGCTGGCCTGGAGTCAGTCGAGAGGATTTGTATATGCCTATTATGTGCTCAGAACTATATCCAACATTCTCAGTCAGGGCAGTATATTATGTGTTTCCGTTGCTTATGCG GCAGATGTTGTTGAATCTGGTAAGAGGGCTTTTGCATTTAGCTGGATTACAGGTCTTCTTTCTGCTTCTCATGTCCTGGGAAACTTGTTAGCACGTTTTCTCCCAGAGAAGTACATATTTGAT ATTACAATAGCTCTCTTGCTCTGTCCCCtgatatatatgtatgtgtttCTGCGTGAGACAGTTGCGTATGCCCCAAGGCAGGATGAAGAGTCAACATGGCAGACTAGGATTTTTAGGGGTGTGTCCAAACGGTACAGGTCAATGAGAGATGCTGCAATAATAGTTATAAGGAG TCAAACACTCAGAGGCATCTCCATTGTTTCCTTCTTCTACCAGTTGGGAATGACTGGCATCAGCAACGTATTActg TACTATCTGGAGGCAGCTTTTGGTTTTACTAAGAATcaattttcagagattctgaTAGTGGTGGAAGCAGGTTCAATTGTTTCACAG CTTTTGGTTCTCCCTCTTGTAAATCCTCTGGTTGGAGAAAAAGTAGTACTCTGCATAGGCTTAGTAGCATCAATTGCTTAT GCATTGTTCTATGGCTTGGCTTGGGCATCTTGG GTAGCATACTTGAGTGCCTCTTTCGGAGTTATTTATGCTCTCGTTGATCCTGCT ACCTATGCTATCATTTCACAAGCATCAAGATCAGCCGATCAG GGAAAGGCGCAAGGATTCATAGCTGGTATACAAGCAATAGCCAGTTTTTTATCGCCCCTTGCCATGAGTCCATTGACCG CTTGGTTCCTATCAGATAATGCGCCCTTCAACTGCAAGGGCTTCAGCATTGTATGTGCCTCTGTGTGCAtg GTTCTGTCTTTCGTCTACGCTTGTTTGCTTAAACCGGAAAATTGGTCAAGCCAGAACTCAGATCAGGACAACatagaagagcaagaagcacccTTACTTTGCAGCAGTAGTGGATAA